The proteins below are encoded in one region of Micromonospora pisi:
- a CDS encoding MFS transporter, with product MTTQSTPAEPETTPDGPWLTPGVRGIGTASFLADVGHEIPTALLPSLLTSTLGAPAAALGAIEGVSDALAGAARFGGGVLADDPARRRKVAVGGYATTAVLGAATAGATTVWQVGLLRAAAWTARGLRVPARNALLADIVPANAYGRAYGFERMMDNLGAIFGPLLALGLVAWVGVQWAIGLSVIPGLLAATAIIYAIRKTPRPTSRDKVPLRIRIKPVLKGDLGRLLGAVAAFEVGNVAATLLILRASDLLAPEHGTKTATTIALGLYTAYNVAATLASVPAGRLSDRLGSRGPVLVLAAGVAAFAAAYGLFTVNEAAIAFLAIPFLLAGIGIGTVETAQHSAVAALAPTHLRGSAFGMLATVQSLGNLAASTTAGLLWSTISPTAAFIYLTTWMTLALAGLILSALQARRTDRA from the coding sequence ATGACCACCCAGTCCACGCCCGCCGAACCCGAGACCACACCGGACGGGCCCTGGCTCACCCCGGGCGTGAGAGGCATCGGTACCGCCAGCTTCCTCGCCGACGTCGGCCACGAAATCCCCACCGCCCTGCTACCCAGCCTGCTCACCTCCACCCTCGGCGCCCCGGCCGCCGCCCTCGGCGCGATCGAAGGCGTCTCCGACGCCCTCGCCGGCGCGGCCCGCTTCGGCGGCGGCGTCCTCGCCGACGACCCAGCCCGGCGCCGCAAAGTCGCCGTCGGCGGCTACGCCACCACCGCCGTCCTCGGCGCGGCAACAGCCGGCGCAACCACCGTCTGGCAGGTCGGCCTACTCCGGGCAGCAGCCTGGACCGCCCGCGGGCTCCGTGTGCCAGCCCGCAACGCCCTGCTCGCCGACATCGTCCCCGCCAACGCGTACGGACGGGCGTACGGCTTCGAACGGATGATGGACAACCTCGGCGCGATCTTCGGCCCACTCCTCGCCCTCGGCCTCGTCGCCTGGGTCGGAGTGCAGTGGGCGATCGGCCTGTCCGTCATCCCCGGCTTACTCGCCGCGACCGCCATCATCTACGCCATCCGCAAGACGCCCCGCCCCACCAGCCGCGACAAAGTTCCGCTGAGAATCCGCATCAAGCCGGTACTCAAGGGCGACCTGGGCCGTCTCCTCGGCGCGGTCGCCGCGTTCGAGGTCGGCAACGTCGCCGCCACCCTGCTGATCTTGCGGGCCTCCGACCTCCTCGCGCCCGAGCACGGTACGAAGACAGCGACGACGATTGCGCTCGGCCTGTACACCGCGTACAACGTTGCCGCCACCCTCGCCTCCGTCCCGGCCGGACGGCTCTCTGACCGGCTCGGCAGCCGTGGACCGGTGCTCGTCCTCGCCGCAGGCGTCGCCGCATTCGCCGCCGCGTACGGGCTGTTCACGGTGAACGAAGCCGCCATCGCATTCCTTGCCATCCCGTTTTTACTGGCCGGCATCGGAATCGGCACAGTGGAAACCGCCCAACACTCCGCAGTCGCCGCGCTCGCTCCGACACACCTGCGCGGATCGGCGTTCGGGATGCTCGCCACCGTTCAATCGCTGGGCAACCTCGCCGCTTCCACCACCGCTGGCCTGCTGTGGAGCACCATCTCGCCAACCGCCGCCTTCATCTACCTCACCACTTGGATGACGCTCGCGCTCGCCGGCCTCATCCTTAGCGCACTGCAAGCGCGCCGCACCGACCGTGCCTGA